Genomic DNA from Corallococcus silvisoli:
CCAGGGAGCACTCCGCGACGGCGAAGCGGATCTCGGTGTTCGCGCCACCGGCGCGGAAGTTCGTTGGCGTCATGCCCAGGACCTGGCTGGAGGTTTCGTAGAAGCGACCGCTGGAGTTGAACCCCGCGTCGTAGATGGCCTCGGTGACGGAGCCGCGCTTCGTCAGGCCGGTGCGGATCCGCTCCGCCCGGTGCGCCGCCGCGTAGCCCTTGGGCGTCAGCCCGGTGACGGCCTTGAACACGCGGTGCAGGTGATAGGGGGACAGCCCCGAGCGCTCCGCCAGCTCCTCCAGGCTCGGCGTCTGCTCCGCGCCTTGGATGAACCGGCACAGCTCGGCCACCTGGTCCGCGTGCTTCACGGCGAGCGAGGGCTCCCCCGGCTTGCACCGCTTGCATGCCCGGAAGCCCGCCCGCTCCGCCGCCACCCCGGTCGCGTGGAACGCGACGTTCTCCGGCCGGGGCGTGCGGGCGCCGCAGGACGGACGGCAGTACACGCCCGTCGTCCGGACGGAATAGAAGAAGCGCCCATCCGCGCCCGCATCCCGCGCGACGACCGCCGCCCAGCGCGGGTCGCCCAGGGTCGCCGCCGCGAGTGTCTCTGTCTTCGCCGCCATGTGTCTTGCCTCCCTTCGAGAGCGGTCTTCATGACCACGATGGGAAACCTAACCCCCGGTCCGGAGGCCAGCACTCCGGGCCTTGCGGTCGAATTCGGGAGCACCCCCGCGTCCGGGGACACCGGAGCGCGGGGGCCAGGGCACCCCGCTACCCGCAGGCGTCCACGAGCCGCCGCTCCGGCCGCTGCTCCCAGCCGCGCCCGTGGAAGGCGGCGCCCACCACCAGCGGCATCGTCACGGTCGCCTCTCCGTACACCATCTGCTCATGCACGGTGGACACCTTGCCCCAACTGCTGGCCTCGCGCAGCGTGGAGCCGGACAGCGCGCCGTCCCGTTCGTCCGCCACGGTGAGCTGCACCGCGTACTTGTGCATGGACACCGGCTGCTCCACGAAGTCCGCCGCCACCACGATGTCCTGGGCGAAGTTCTTCGGCACGCCGCCGCCCACCATGAACAGCCCCGAGTCCTCCATCCGGAGCCGGCACTTCGTCAGCTCCAGGAAGTCCCTCGCGCTGTCGATGGACACCCGCGGCTTCCCCTCGCGGTGCCACTGGTGGTGCACCAGCCCGAAGCCCGCCGAGCAGTCGCTGAAGGCCGGGACGAAGATGGGCACGCCCGCCTCATGCGCGGCCAGCACCACGCTGTCGCGCGCCTTGCCGTGCTTCACCAGGTAGCGGCCCATCTCCCCGATGAACTCCCGCGAGGAGTACGGGCGCGGCTCCAGCCCGGACGCGATGCGCGCGATGGTGGCGTCGCACTCTCGCAGCTGGTCCTCGTCGATGTACGTGTCGTAGATGCGGTCGATGTGCAGCTCGCGCAGCGCGTTGTCGTCCGCGTCCGCGCGGCCCTTGTAGTGGCGGTAGCCCAGGGCCTCGAAGAAGTCCTGGTCCACGATGAGCGCGCCCGTGGACACGATGGCGTCCACCATCCGGTGACGCACCATGTCCACCACCACCTGCTTCAGCCCGGCGGAGAACAGGCTGCCGGCGAGGCAGAGGATGACGCCGCACCGCTCGTCACGGAGCATGGCGTCATAGAGCGTGGTGGCGCGGCTCAGGTTGCGCGCCTGGAAGGCCATCTGGCCCATGGCCTGGACCAGGGGCCGCACGTCGAAGGCCTTGATGTCGATGTGCTGGATGACGTCGCGGAGCAGCTCGGTCCTGCTGGGAGTCGTTGTCACGGCGGGTGTACCCCGACGGCCATGGATGGAGGTCGGGAGGCCCTGGGCCGACAACAAGCGCCACCCGAGACGTCCTACGGTCCGGCCTCGGAGGAGGGGGGACCGCCATCGGAGACGTCAGGTGGCGTGCGACACGCGCTCCCTACCACGGCGACCGGGCGGGGGCGAGCAATGCGTGCCTGCACGCTCGCGGATGACGTGACAGGATGCCGCACCCCACCTTCCAGGATGAGCAAGCCATGCCCCACCTCCGACTGATGTGGAAGCAATCCCGTCTGCTCTGGCCCACGCTGGCCGCATGCGCCGCGGCCCCCGTCTGGGCCGCCCCCGCGCCCGTCGCCGTCCCCAACGCCGGCTTCGAAGCCGCCGCGCC
This window encodes:
- the ada gene encoding bifunctional DNA-binding transcriptional regulator/O6-methylguanine-DNA methyltransferase Ada produces the protein MAAKTETLAAATLGDPRWAAVVARDAGADGRFFYSVRTTGVYCRPSCGARTPRPENVAFHATGVAAERAGFRACKRCKPGEPSLAVKHADQVAELCRFIQGAEQTPSLEELAERSGLSPYHLHRVFKAVTGLTPKGYAAAHRAERIRTGLTKRGSVTEAIYDAGFNSSGRFYETSSQVLGMTPTNFRAGGANTEIRFAVAECSLGPILVAASDRGVCAILMGDDPDALTRDLQDRFPQAALVGGDTAFEQLVAKVVGFVEAPRLGLDLPLDVRGTAFQQRVWQALREIPAGSTASYTDIAERIGAPKSVRAVAQACGANALAVVIPCHRVVRHDGALSGYRWGVERKRALLDREASR
- a CDS encoding 1,9-bis(guanidino)-5-aza-nonane synthase; this translates as MTTTPSRTELLRDVIQHIDIKAFDVRPLVQAMGQMAFQARNLSRATTLYDAMLRDERCGVILCLAGSLFSAGLKQVVVDMVRHRMVDAIVSTGALIVDQDFFEALGYRHYKGRADADDNALRELHIDRIYDTYIDEDQLRECDATIARIASGLEPRPYSSREFIGEMGRYLVKHGKARDSVVLAAHEAGVPIFVPAFSDCSAGFGLVHHQWHREGKPRVSIDSARDFLELTKCRLRMEDSGLFMVGGGVPKNFAQDIVVAADFVEQPVSMHKYAVQLTVADERDGALSGSTLREASSWGKVSTVHEQMVYGEATVTMPLVVGAAFHGRGWEQRPERRLVDACG